AGGACCTGCTCCTCCCGGTCGGTGAGCGCCTCGACGGGCTGCTTCCGCGGCGCGGCGGGACCCGCGTCAGCGAACGCCTTCAGCAGCCGCGTGGTGACGCTCGGCGCGATCAGAGCATCCCCGTTGGCGGCCGCGTGCACGGCCTGGCTGAGCAGGGCCGGACCAGCCTCCTTGAGCAGGAAGCCACGGGCGCCGGCACGCAGCGCCGCGTACACGTACTCGTCGAGGTCGAAGGTCGTGATGACGACAACCGCGAGCGGCTCCGCGACCGATGGCCCAGCGAGCGCCCGGGTGGCCTCGATGCCGTCCATGCCCGGCATCCGAATGTCGAAGAGACACACGTCGGGGCGGAGCCGCCGGGCGAGCTCGACCGCCTGACGGCCGTCGCCAGCCCCACCGACGACCTCGATGCCGGGCTGCGTGTTCAAGATGATGGTGAGGCCGGTGCGGACGATCTCCTGGTCGTCGGCCACGAGCACGCGTACCGTCACGCGCCGACCCCCTCGCGTGGGAGCACCGCCGTGACGGTCCACCCACGGTCGGGATTCGGGCCGGCCTCGCAGGTGCCGCCGAG
The nucleotide sequence above comes from Micromonospora luteifusca. Encoded proteins:
- a CDS encoding response regulator, with amino-acid sequence MTVRVLVADDQEIVRTGLTIILNTQPGIEVVGGAGDGRQAVELARRLRPDVCLFDIRMPGMDGIEATRALAGPSVAEPLAVVVITTFDLDEYVYAALRAGARGFLLKEAGPALLSQAVHAAANGDALIAPSVTTRLLKAFADAGPAAPRKQPVEALTDREEQVLVAVARGRTNKEIADELYITLSTVKSHVTSLMMKLGVRNRVEVAMWAYETNRGRARW